One region of Intestinimonas massiliensis (ex Afouda et al. 2020) genomic DNA includes:
- a CDS encoding FtsX-like permease family protein has product MFFKLARKNVTRSLKDYSVYFLTLTLGVSLFYVFNSLEGQWAMQMLAKSAHYMVESILIFMNIFSAFVSVVLACLVLYANTFLMKRRKRELGTYFLLGLPAGRVSLLLVLETLLIGLMALATGLVLGVLLAQGLGLLTIAMFSAYPAGEQFALVLSVKAIGKTVLYFGVIFLVVMILTGVSVSRAKLIDLMQGARKNEEMKERPLWTSVLTFLAGVALLVVAYAMLLIRGMLYIDPLFFLMLALGTLGTLLFFRSLSGFLLRVVKGHKKLYYRGLNMFVLRQFNSRIHTTYLSMTVICLLLLLAIGVTACCVGLNDTIEQNTSSAAPYDVTIQNYSGDTTVADLPARLAESGFDPALLGEQHDFLFYYNDPAVTGIPADDAYAVVLLSDYNALMALQGGQALAGDGLPLVTDQAIVTGYSGMNRYLVAPDSWAEALQVRRQVFCANYRGDKQTAEDALAAACSSPAFSDGLTLSLDTRIGIYTENMGSKILVLFMGLYLGMVFLLTAAAVLALQQLSQAADNVPRYQILSRLGVPERMRDRSVLTQVALSFFLPLALAVVHSIVGMTAANAVISVVGRVDSVRSSLVTAGFLVLIYGAYFLATCFGARRIVKGNG; this is encoded by the coding sequence ATGTTTTTTAAGCTGGCGCGGAAAAACGTCACCCGCAGTCTCAAGGACTACTCGGTGTACTTTCTCACCCTCACCCTGGGGGTGAGCCTCTTCTATGTGTTCAATTCCCTGGAGGGGCAGTGGGCGATGCAGATGCTGGCCAAAAGCGCCCACTATATGGTGGAATCCATCCTCATCTTCATGAACATCTTTTCCGCCTTCGTCTCGGTGGTGCTGGCCTGCCTGGTGCTTTACGCCAACACCTTTTTGATGAAGCGCCGCAAGCGGGAGCTGGGCACCTACTTCCTGCTGGGTCTGCCCGCAGGCAGGGTCTCCCTGCTGCTGGTGCTGGAGACCCTGCTCATCGGTCTGATGGCCCTGGCCACCGGACTGGTGCTGGGGGTCCTGCTGGCCCAGGGCCTGGGGCTGCTCACCATCGCCATGTTCTCCGCCTACCCTGCCGGGGAGCAGTTCGCTCTGGTCCTCTCCGTCAAGGCCATCGGCAAGACGGTGCTCTACTTCGGCGTCATCTTCCTGGTGGTCATGATTCTGACCGGGGTGTCGGTCTCCCGGGCCAAGCTCATCGACCTGATGCAGGGAGCCCGGAAAAACGAGGAGATGAAGGAGCGTCCCCTGTGGACCAGCGTCCTCACCTTCCTGGCCGGGGTGGCTCTGCTGGTCGTCGCCTACGCCATGCTCCTCATCCGGGGCATGCTATATATCGACCCGCTGTTCTTCCTCATGCTGGCCCTGGGTACTCTGGGGACCCTGCTGTTTTTCCGGTCCTTGTCCGGCTTCCTGCTGCGGGTGGTGAAGGGGCACAAAAAGCTTTATTACAGGGGCCTCAACATGTTTGTGCTGCGGCAGTTCAACTCCCGCATCCACACCACCTACCTGTCCATGACGGTGATCTGCCTGCTCCTGCTGCTGGCCATCGGCGTCACCGCCTGCTGTGTGGGCCTCAACGACACCATCGAGCAGAACACCTCCTCCGCCGCCCCCTACGACGTCACCATCCAGAATTACAGCGGGGACACCACCGTGGCGGACCTCCCCGCCCGGTTGGCAGAGTCCGGCTTTGACCCCGCTCTACTGGGGGAGCAGCACGACTTTCTCTTCTACTACAACGACCCCGCCGTCACCGGCATCCCCGCGGACGACGCCTATGCCGTGGTGCTGCTCTCCGACTACAACGCGCTGATGGCCCTCCAGGGCGGGCAGGCCCTGGCCGGGGACGGTCTGCCCCTTGTGACCGATCAGGCCATCGTGACCGGCTACAGCGGTATGAACCGCTATCTTGTGGCCCCCGACAGTTGGGCGGAGGCGCTCCAGGTCCGGCGGCAGGTCTTCTGCGCCAACTACCGGGGCGACAAGCAGACCGCCGAAGACGCCCTTGCCGCCGCCTGCAGCTCCCCCGCCTTTTCCGACGGGCTCACGCTGTCTCTGGACACTCGCATCGGAATCTACACGGAGAATATGGGCAGCAAGATCCTGGTGCTGTTCATGGGACTCTATCTGGGCATGGTCTTTCTCCTCACCGCCGCGGCGGTGCTGGCCCTCCAGCAGCTCAGCCAGGCGGCGGACAACGTGCCCCGCTATCAGATTCTCTCCCGCCTGGGCGTCCCGGAGCGGATGCGGGACCGCTCGGTACTCACCCAGGTAGCCCTGTCCTTCTTCCTCCCGCTGGCCCTGGCGGTGGTCCACTCCATCGTGGGCATGACGGCGGCCAACGCCGTGATCTCCGTCGTGGGGCGGGTGGATTCGGTGCGCAGCAGCCTGGTCACCGCCGGCTTCCTGGTGCTCATCTACGGGGCCTACTTCCTGGCCACCTGCTTCGGCGCCCGCCGCATCGTCAAAGGAAACGGGTAG
- a CDS encoding AtuA-related protein, translating to MKLWDIAHSRTGDKGNISNVSLIAYDAKDFALLKEKVTAEKVKEHFKGIVKGEVVRYELPNIHALNFVMYAALGGGVTRSLSVDMHGKGLSSYLLDMDI from the coding sequence ATGAAACTCTGGGATATCGCACACTCCCGCACCGGCGACAAGGGCAACATCTCCAACGTGTCCCTCATCGCTTACGACGCCAAGGACTTTGCGCTGCTCAAGGAGAAGGTCACCGCCGAAAAGGTGAAGGAGCACTTCAAGGGCATCGTCAAGGGCGAGGTGGTCCGTTACGAGCTGCCCAACATCCACGCCCTCAACTTCGTCATGTACGCCGCCCTGGGCGGCGGCGTCACCCGCTCCCTGTCCGTGGATATGCACGGCAAGGGTCTGAGCTCCTACCTGCTGGATATGGACATCTAA
- the asnB gene encoding asparagine synthase (glutamine-hydrolyzing): MCGIAGFIHFERDNGRPEWAAIAHSMEETLHHRGPDDRGEWTCPAGALVHRRLAVIDPDRGRQPMTRSREGQDYVIVYNGELYNTGALRRDLEGRGHAFETASDTEVLLAAYLEYGEAVGTRLEGIYAFVIWDGARKQFFACRDRFGVKPFFYAWADDGAFVFGSELKALFAYPGLTPRVDAAGWCEVLGIGPARTAGVGVFAGVEELRPAHQMVIGPAGARQERYWSLVSRPHTDSYEDTVVRVRELVTGAVTRQLVSDVPLCTFLSGGLDSSVITAVAARDYQRRGLPALETYSFDYADNQKYFRPSSFQPDADWPWVERMVEAFHTRHTVLTCPIPDLAALLDQAMRAKDLPGMADVDASLLYFCRQVAQKHVVALSGECADEVFGGYPWFERPEMLHASTFPWSRGLDARREVFDPRLWKRLGVEDYVQYRYTQSVAQTPRLEGEDPENARRREVAWLNLNWFMSTLLDRKDRMSMWSGLEVRVPFCDHHLVEYVWNIPWCMKAMNGRRKQVLRDAAEGLLPVDVRTRPKSPYPKTHNPLYEELVRARVAEILADPAAPLHALVDENALRAGMLVSAGDYGRPWFGQLMAGPQMLAYLVQLNAWMVRFGLTV; the protein is encoded by the coding sequence ATGTGCGGAATTGCCGGATTCATCCACTTTGAGCGGGACAATGGCCGTCCGGAATGGGCGGCCATTGCCCATTCCATGGAGGAGACGCTGCACCACCGGGGCCCCGACGACAGGGGGGAGTGGACCTGCCCCGCCGGGGCGCTGGTCCACCGGCGGCTGGCGGTCATCGACCCGGACCGGGGCAGACAGCCCATGACCCGGTCCCGGGAGGGACAGGACTACGTTATCGTCTACAACGGTGAGCTCTACAACACCGGCGCGCTGCGCCGGGACCTGGAGGGGCGGGGCCACGCTTTTGAGACCGCCTCCGACACCGAGGTGCTCCTCGCCGCCTATCTGGAATACGGCGAGGCGGTGGGGACCCGGCTGGAGGGCATCTACGCCTTCGTGATCTGGGACGGGGCCCGAAAGCAGTTTTTCGCCTGCCGGGACCGCTTCGGGGTGAAGCCCTTCTTCTACGCCTGGGCCGACGACGGGGCCTTTGTCTTCGGCTCCGAGCTCAAGGCGCTGTTCGCCTATCCCGGTCTCACCCCCCGGGTGGACGCCGCCGGGTGGTGCGAGGTGCTGGGTATCGGCCCCGCCCGGACTGCCGGGGTAGGGGTGTTCGCCGGGGTGGAGGAGCTCCGGCCCGCCCACCAGATGGTCATCGGCCCGGCCGGGGCCCGGCAGGAGCGTTACTGGTCCCTGGTCAGCCGCCCCCACACCGACTCCTATGAGGACACGGTGGTCCGGGTCCGGGAGCTGGTCACCGGCGCCGTCACCCGGCAGTTGGTCTCCGACGTGCCCCTGTGCACCTTCCTGTCCGGCGGGCTGGACTCCAGCGTCATCACCGCCGTAGCCGCCCGGGACTACCAGCGCCGGGGCCTGCCCGCCCTGGAGACCTACTCCTTCGACTACGCCGACAACCAAAAGTACTTCCGGCCCTCCTCCTTCCAGCCCGACGCCGACTGGCCCTGGGTGGAGCGCATGGTGGAGGCCTTTCACACCCGGCACACCGTACTCACCTGCCCCATCCCCGATCTGGCCGCCCTGCTGGACCAGGCTATGCGGGCCAAGGACCTGCCCGGCATGGCCGACGTGGACGCCTCCCTGCTCTATTTCTGCCGCCAGGTGGCCCAAAAACATGTGGTGGCCCTGTCCGGGGAGTGCGCCGACGAGGTGTTCGGGGGCTACCCCTGGTTCGAGCGGCCCGAGATGCTCCACGCCTCCACCTTCCCCTGGAGCCGGGGCCTGGACGCCCGCAGGGAGGTCTTTGACCCGCGGCTGTGGAAGCGGCTGGGAGTGGAGGATTACGTGCAGTACCGCTACACCCAGTCGGTGGCCCAGACCCCCCGGCTGGAGGGGGAGGACCCGGAAAACGCCCGGCGGCGGGAGGTGGCCTGGCTCAACCTCAACTGGTTCATGTCCACCCTGCTGGACCGCAAGGACCGCATGAGCATGTGGTCGGGCCTGGAGGTGCGGGTCCCCTTCTGCGACCACCACCTGGTGGAGTACGTCTGGAACATCCCCTGGTGCATGAAGGCCATGAACGGCCGGCGCAAGCAGGTGCTGCGGGACGCGGCGGAGGGTCTGCTCCCCGTGGACGTGCGCACCCGGCCCAAGAGCCCCTATCCCAAGACCCACAACCCCCTCTACGAGGAGCTGGTCCGGGCCCGGGTGGCCGAGATCCTGGCCGACCCGGCAGCTCCCCTGCACGCTCTGGTGGACGAGAACGCCCTGCGGGCGGGGATGCTGGTCTCCGCCGGGGACTACGGCCGGCCCTGGTTCGGCCAGCTCATGGCCGGGCCCCAGATGCTGGCCTACCTGGTGCAGCTCAACGCCTGGATGGTCCGGTTCGGGCTGACGGTGTAG
- a CDS encoding ABC transporter ATP-binding protein: MEPILSVSHLQKVYGDRGSHTRALDDLSFDVLPGEFVGVMGASGSGKTTLLNCVSTIDRPSSGTITVDGTDVTALRGKALSRFRRERLGFVFQDCNLLDTLTAFENIALALTILGTPAGEIDRRVRDTAGLLGLERVLEKYPYQLSGGEQQRVAAARAIITAPALVLADEPTGALDSKSAGQLLGQLSQLNREQGATIVMVTHDAFTASWCHRILFIKDGRLWHELRRDGEDRRRFFQDIIGVVSRLGGDAADVF, from the coding sequence ATGGAACCCATCCTATCCGTCTCACATCTGCAAAAGGTCTACGGTGACCGGGGCAGCCACACCCGGGCCCTGGACGACCTCAGCTTCGACGTGCTCCCCGGCGAGTTCGTGGGCGTTATGGGCGCGTCCGGCTCGGGCAAGACCACCCTTTTGAACTGTGTGTCCACCATCGACCGTCCCTCTTCCGGCACCATCACCGTGGACGGCACCGACGTCACCGCCCTCCGGGGCAAGGCCCTCTCCCGCTTCCGCCGGGAGCGGCTGGGCTTCGTCTTCCAGGACTGCAACCTGCTGGACACCCTCACCGCCTTTGAGAACATCGCCCTGGCCCTCACCATCCTGGGCACGCCCGCCGGGGAGATCGACCGCCGGGTCCGAGACACCGCCGGGCTGCTGGGGCTGGAGCGGGTGCTGGAAAAGTACCCCTACCAGCTCTCCGGCGGCGAGCAGCAGCGGGTGGCCGCCGCCCGGGCCATCATCACCGCCCCCGCCCTCGTCCTAGCCGACGAGCCCACCGGCGCGCTGGACTCCAAGTCCGCCGGGCAGCTTCTGGGCCAGCTCTCCCAGCTCAACCGGGAGCAGGGGGCCACCATCGTCATGGTCACCCACGACGCCTTTACCGCCTCCTGGTGTCATCGCATCCTCTTCATCAAGGACGGCCGACTCTGGCACGAGCTGCGGCGGGACGGGGAGGACCGGCGGCGGTTCTTCCAGGACATCATCGGCGTGGTCAGCCGGCTGGGAGGTGACGCGGCCGATGTTTTTTAA